GGCCACCGCTTACGTTTGGTACCCAATAAGCAAATTTAATTGGTTGTTGTAATTGCGTCATGGTTCGCTCTCCCCATTCGTTCTTTTTATTTAGCTCTGTTGCGCTTAGGCAACATGCGTTAATGATTTGCCAGATTTGTGATGCAAACGAGACTCTGCCGCATCAAGATCTGGTACAGCCGCTGAAGGTAATACTTCTTCTTGTTCAATTTGCTTGTTAATACCAAGCTCTTGATTTGCCTGCTGTGATTTAGGTTTAACCACCTCAGCACGTTTACCTTTTGCCGGTGCCCATTCTAAAATTGGCAATGCACGTGCTACCGCTAAGGTAATACGATCTGATAATTGCTCGCTTTTCACCGTATATTCAGGAGTAAAGTCACGATCGGTCGCATATACACCAATCGGTAAAGTTTGTGCTTGGAAGAAACTAAATAACGGTCGAAGTTGATGCTCGAGTACCAGCGCATGACGATCACTACCGCCTGATGCCGCTAAAAGCACAGGTACATCAACCAATGCAGTTTGTTCAACAAAATCGAAGAAATGTTTGAAAAGACCTGTAAAAGAGGCACGATAAACAGGTGTACCTACAATTAAAGCATCTGCTGCTTCAACTGCTGCAAGATCATCTTGTACGCGCTGTGGAAGTTGGTTGCGATAAAATGCACCTCCTAATAAAGGTCCAATTTCGCTTAATTTAATGAAGTGAACTTTAATATCGATTGCTTCGGATAACTCATCAAGAATGGCTTGAACCAGACTTTCCGTTTTAGATGGGGTATTTAAGCCACCAGAAACGGCAACAATATTTAAAGGTTTTGGTGATGTGATACCAGTCATAATTTGGTTCCTAAGCCTAAAACAAGAGATTAGACTTATTAATCAACAACGACGGTAAACTGTAAAATAACGAAATTGGTCAACCTTATCAGTTTTAAATATAAAAGATAAATAGTGGATTTTTATACTTTATTTTTATATTAACCTATTGTTTTTATTTTATATAATTATAGGTGATATATTTTTTATAATAAAAAGGAAGCTTATATAAAAAACAGATTAATTTTGATTAAAAGTTAAAAAACATCTGAAAATCTTGGCTAAGTTCTACATTTATCAACATTTTGCATAAAAATGGATAAGATGAACGTATCTTTCATCTAAATAGTAGGGTTACAATAGGCCATACTTATGCTCAAGATTACTTTAATCGCTTATGAATATTTTAATCGTTGATGATCATCCTTTGTTTCGTCATGCTTTAA
This genomic stretch from Acinetobacter pittii harbors:
- the msuE gene encoding FMN reductase; translation: MTGITSPKPLNIVAVSGGLNTPSKTESLVQAILDELSEAIDIKVHFIKLSEIGPLLGGAFYRNQLPQRVQDDLAAVEAADALIVGTPVYRASFTGLFKHFFDFVEQTALVDVPVLLAASGGSDRHALVLEHQLRPLFSFFQAQTLPIGVYATDRDFTPEYTVKSEQLSDRITLAVARALPILEWAPAKGKRAEVVKPKSQQANQELGINKQIEQEEVLPSAAVPDLDAAESRLHHKSGKSLTHVA